One Saprospiraceae bacterium genomic region harbors:
- a CDS encoding DUF1801 domain-containing protein, giving the protein MNTSNQKFKDVDEYISCFPAKIQAILRKIRSTIKKAAPTADERISYGMPFYEYGGKGYEGRLIYFGVFKNHIGLFITPQNTKTVPKEMRVYHVSKATYQFPLDSPFPCTILEKTVKALVKERDMKNHQKITAKNEKAKLSSPIDIKTYNQNQIPADKSICQLLHTEINKHLPEAESKVWHRHPVWFIDGNPIVGYSKEKRGMRLMFWSGASFDEQGLSVHGGKFKDASVFYNEVSEINPKDLKRWLKKSKEIQWDYKNIVKRKGVLERLK; this is encoded by the coding sequence ATGAACACAAGCAATCAAAAATTCAAAGACGTGGACGAATATATTTCCTGTTTTCCTGCGAAAATCCAGGCAATCCTGAGAAAGATTCGCTCCACTATAAAAAAAGCTGCACCCACGGCTGACGAACGCATCAGTTATGGCATGCCCTTCTACGAATATGGAGGGAAGGGATACGAGGGAAGGCTGATTTATTTTGGAGTCTTTAAAAATCATATCGGCTTGTTTATTACTCCTCAAAATACTAAAACCGTTCCTAAAGAAATGCGTGTATATCACGTTTCAAAAGCTACTTATCAGTTTCCATTAGACAGTCCATTCCCCTGTACCATACTGGAAAAAACGGTTAAGGCTCTCGTCAAAGAAAGAGATATGAAGAACCACCAAAAAATTACAGCAAAAAATGAAAAAGCAAAATTATCATCTCCAATTGACATTAAAACATACAACCAAAATCAAATCCCGGCCGATAAATCGATTTGTCAATTGTTGCACACAGAAATAAACAAACACCTGCCTGAAGCCGAAAGTAAGGTTTGGCACCGACACCCTGTCTGGTTTATAGACGGCAACCCCATTGTAGGTTACAGTAAAGAAAAGCGCGGAATGAGGTTAATGTTTTGGAGCGGAGCCAGTTTTGATGAACAAGGCCTTTCCGTGCACGGTGGAAAATTTAAAGATGCTTCCGTTTTTTACAATGAGGTATCGGAAATAAACCCCAAAGATCTGAAGCGTTGGTTGAAAAAATCTAAAGAAATTCAATGGGACTATAAAAACATTGTAAAGAGAAAAGGCGTTCTGGAACGATTGAAATAA
- a CDS encoding YdeI/OmpD-associated family protein — MIKLAEGILHELPDDMISALSKNDAISERWNKLTPIQRNEWICWVTIVKKEETRSEHIDRMMTELNEGKRQPCCWPGCPHRRPNAQKWFKNLEK; from the coding sequence ATGATCAAATTAGCTGAAGGAATATTGCACGAACTCCCCGACGATATGATAAGCGCATTGAGTAAGAATGATGCCATTTCAGAACGTTGGAATAAGCTTACTCCGATCCAACGCAATGAATGGATCTGTTGGGTCACCATAGTCAAAAAGGAAGAGACCCGGTCAGAACATATTGACCGGATGATGACAGAACTGAACGAAGGCAAAAGACAACCCTGTTGTTGGCCAGGCTGTCCACACCGAAGACCAAACGCACAGAAATGGTTTAAAAATTTGGAAAAATGA
- a CDS encoding alpha/beta fold hydrolase gives MKRLCILFLFAVTTGSCFSQQEVVVSAINVDLYGTLLTPESTTNKAILIISGSGKTDRDGNTRPTYHNDGLKKLAEGLAEQGYAVLRCDKRGVGKSISDSLSAEGLRFEQYVSDAILWIKFLRNTFEDITVIGHSQGALVGMLAIQENKVNRFISLAGLSEDAHTTVKRQLANQPQMVKDASFPILDSLKKGVKVDSVPQYLYSLFNPRIQDYFISFMNYDPRKEIKKLNCPILIIQGSSDLQITVEGAQALSQESPLSNFALIPEMNHVLRKSSPNAIENFATYNKPDLPLHEDLIKVISSFIN, from the coding sequence ATGAAGCGTTTATGCATTTTGTTTCTGTTCGCTGTAACAACAGGCTCCTGCTTTTCACAACAAGAGGTTGTGGTGTCCGCGATAAATGTGGATTTGTATGGCACCCTGCTCACTCCGGAGTCAACAACCAATAAAGCCATACTCATCATTTCAGGTTCGGGAAAAACAGACCGGGATGGAAATACACGGCCAACCTACCATAATGACGGTCTGAAAAAACTGGCAGAGGGGCTTGCAGAACAAGGGTATGCGGTTTTGCGCTGTGATAAAAGAGGTGTGGGCAAGAGTATTTCCGATTCTTTATCAGCCGAAGGCCTGAGATTCGAACAATATGTTTCTGATGCCATTCTTTGGATCAAATTTCTCAGGAATACATTTGAGGACATTACGGTGATAGGTCACAGCCAGGGTGCGCTGGTCGGCATGTTGGCCATTCAGGAAAATAAAGTAAACAGATTTATTTCATTGGCTGGTTTGTCGGAAGATGCTCACACCACCGTGAAGCGTCAATTGGCCAATCAGCCGCAAATGGTAAAAGATGCGTCCTTTCCAATTCTCGATAGTCTCAAAAAAGGTGTCAAAGTGGATAGTGTTCCACAATATCTTTACAGTTTGTTCAATCCCAGAATTCAGGATTACTTTATTTCCTTCATGAATTACGACCCCAGAAAGGAGATCAAAAAATTAAACTGCCCTATATTGATCATTCAAGGATCATCGGATCTTCAAATCACGGTGGAAGGAGCTCAGGCGCTGAGCCAGGAATCGCCTTTATCAAATTTTGCATTGATACCAGAGATGAATCATGTATTGCGCAAGAGCTCGCCAAATGCAATTGAAAATTTCGCTACATATAATAAACCGGACTTGCCGCTTCACGAAGATCTGATCAAGGTGATAAGCAGTTTTATAAATTAA
- a CDS encoding DUF4287 domain-containing protein yields MDKATQTMIDNLHKNTGKTLEQWIEIVTKENFEKHGDIIKFLKEKYEFTHGFANLVAHKAKATDAGSAENTDDLIISQYKGKEHFKPIYDKLITEILSFGNDVEIAPKNTYVSLRRKKQFAILNPATKTRFEIGINLKGQEPTKLLLAEKPNSMCSHKMNISDIKEIDKEVLLWIKKAYDNAG; encoded by the coding sequence ATGGACAAAGCAACGCAAACAATGATTGACAATCTGCACAAAAACACAGGTAAAACTTTAGAACAGTGGATTGAAATTGTAACTAAAGAAAATTTTGAAAAACACGGCGATATCATCAAGTTCCTAAAAGAAAAATACGAATTTACTCATGGCTTTGCCAATCTGGTAGCACACAAAGCAAAAGCAACAGATGCTGGTTCTGCTGAAAACACCGATGATCTAATCATTAGTCAATATAAAGGCAAAGAACACTTCAAACCGATTTACGACAAATTAATAACTGAAATTCTGAGTTTTGGAAACGATGTTGAAATTGCTCCCAAAAATACGTATGTGAGTTTGCGGAGAAAAAAGCAGTTTGCCATTCTCAATCCAGCGACTAAAACACGTTTTGAAATTGGTATAAACTTAAAAGGCCAGGAACCCACAAAATTACTATTAGCCGAAAAACCCAATTCCATGTGTTCCCACAAAATGAATATTTCCGATATAAAAGAGATCGATAAAGAAGTATTGCTATGGATTAAGAAAGCTTACGACAACGCCGGATAG
- a CDS encoding DUF2200 domain-containing protein: MKTTAEHDERIAKMIFASVYPHYVNKVESKGRTKQELQQVISWLTGFDEKQLQQLIVDKVTFETFFKKAKLNPNAHLITGSICGYRIEEIENPLTKQARYLDKLVDELAKGRKMEKILRTA; this comes from the coding sequence ATGAAAACAACAGCTGAACATGATGAAAGAATTGCAAAAATGATTTTCGCTTCGGTTTATCCGCATTATGTCAACAAAGTTGAAAGCAAAGGCAGGACCAAACAAGAATTGCAACAGGTGATATCATGGCTGACCGGCTTTGACGAGAAGCAATTGCAGCAACTTATAGTTGATAAGGTCACATTTGAAACATTTTTTAAGAAGGCTAAATTGAACCCCAATGCACATCTCATCACCGGCTCCATTTGTGGTTACCGGATAGAAGAAATTGAAAATCCTTTAACAAAGCAGGCCCGGTATTTAGATAAATTGGTGGACGAATTGGCAAAAGGCCGGAAAATGGAAAAGATATTGCGGACAGCCTAA
- a CDS encoding outer membrane beta-barrel protein produces the protein MDKLKLFTDDLHSSCIYSKQFGNNISIFCQVYNFQMKLKLPFKTNLQVEFSYRGIFSNQSSINSDMPTTNVSLSRYFLKNNKLELKFSMYDIFNGGKLYEYEINPTNSFRIATENNLHHAIINFS, from the coding sequence CTGGATAAGCTTAAACTTTTTACTGACGATTTACATTCTAGTTGTATTTATTCAAAGCAATTTGGCAATAATATTAGTATTTTTTGCCAAGTATATAATTTTCAAATGAAACTGAAGTTACCTTTTAAAACTAATTTACAGGTTGAATTCAGTTATAGAGGAATTTTTAGCAACCAATCTTCAATTAATTCTGATATGCCAACTACCAATGTCTCATTGTCAAGATATTTTTTAAAGAATAATAAACTCGAATTGAAATTTAGTATGTATGATATATTTAACGGTGGTAAATTATATGAGTACGAAATTAATCCAACGAATTCATTTAGAATTGCCACTGAAAACAATTTACACCATGCAATTATAAATTTCAGCTAA
- a CDS encoding MFS transporter: protein MKTSKLILPTIIISQFCCTSLWFAGNGVMNDLIKNFKLKSSALGHLTSTVQFGFIFGTLTFAIFTISDRFSPSKVFLSCALLGSVSNLAVIWEGNSLESIISLRFITGFFLAGIYPVGMKIAADYHEKGLGKSLGFLVGALVLGTAFPHLLKEITEAFPWKLVLVLTSTLAALGGLLMLIFVPDGPYRIAAKAFNLSAFFDVFKNHKFRSVAFGYFGHMWELYAFWAFVPVMLKTYSLEHNETSFNISLCSFMIIGIGGLACIIGGYLAQITGTQRTATMALLLSCICCLVSPWMFQTKSEYLFLAFLLFWGMVVILDSPLFSTLVAQNAPAELKGTALTIVNCLGFSITIMSIQLLNILQDSMNPRNIYFLLSLGPVLGLIALLRSGKTCPPKPKMYWKPFSPKQESQ from the coding sequence GTGAAGACATCTAAATTAATTCTTCCAACAATTATAATCTCACAATTTTGCTGCACATCGCTTTGGTTTGCCGGGAATGGTGTCATGAATGACCTAATTAAAAATTTTAAGCTAAAAAGCTCAGCTTTAGGTCACCTGACATCCACGGTACAATTTGGATTTATTTTCGGTACACTTACATTTGCAATTTTTACCATATCAGATCGTTTTTCGCCATCAAAAGTATTCCTGAGCTGTGCTTTACTGGGCTCTGTATCCAACTTAGCAGTAATCTGGGAAGGGAATAGTTTAGAAAGTATCATTTCGTTGCGTTTCATTACTGGTTTCTTTCTCGCCGGGATTTACCCTGTGGGTATGAAAATAGCTGCAGATTACCATGAAAAAGGGCTCGGAAAGTCGCTTGGATTCCTGGTCGGTGCACTGGTTTTGGGAACAGCATTTCCTCACCTGTTAAAAGAAATTACCGAAGCATTTCCTTGGAAACTTGTTCTCGTTTTAACTTCAACTCTTGCTGCACTCGGAGGATTATTGATGTTGATATTTGTGCCCGATGGTCCTTATCGGATTGCGGCGAAAGCATTCAATTTATCGGCATTTTTTGATGTATTTAAGAATCATAAATTCCGTTCTGTCGCTTTCGGTTATTTTGGTCACATGTGGGAATTATATGCCTTCTGGGCATTTGTGCCGGTTATGCTGAAAACATATAGCCTGGAGCACAATGAAACATCTTTTAACATTTCTTTGTGCTCGTTCATGATTATTGGAATCGGTGGCCTTGCATGCATCATAGGCGGTTATTTGGCACAAATTACGGGTACCCAAAGAACAGCGACCATGGCGCTACTATTATCGTGTATATGCTGCCTTGTTTCTCCATGGATGTTTCAAACAAAATCAGAATATTTGTTCTTAGCATTTCTTCTTTTTTGGGGAATGGTTGTCATTTTGGATTCCCCTCTTTTCTCCACCTTGGTAGCACAAAATGCCCCGGCTGAATTAAAAGGAACCGCACTTACCATTGTAAACTGTCTTGGGTTTTCAATAACCATAATGAGTATTCAGCTATTGAATATATTACAAGATAGCATGAATCCAAGAAATATTTATTTCCTGTTGTCCTTGGGACCGGTATTGGGTTTGATTGCATTACTCAGAAGTGGAAAAACGTGCCCGCCAAAACCTAAAATGTATTGGAAGCCTTTTTCGCCTAAGCAAGAATCTCAATAA